In Flavobacteriales bacterium, the genomic stretch GCGAATCGACCGAAAAATCTCGTCTGTCGGTGTTGCCCGTACCATCAAGGGTCAGTTTTACCGCTTCGAAGGAATCCAACGGCAGTCCTCCTGCCCACATGAAATAGGTGACGGAATCAGAATAGTGCAGCGTATCCAATACCGCTGGGAAATCCACATCATGTATCTCCACGGTATTGGCAAACATGTTCCCATTCAGATCCACCCATGTGAATTCTCCCGAAGGCACAAAGCCGGTCAATTCCATCTGATAGAACGCAGAGTCGGCCAGCCAGTCTATCTCAGTTCCATCAAGCATCACGGTGCTTGGGTCGGAGAGTTCAAGCAACGTTCCTTTTCCGGTATTGAAACGGAATTTGGCCGTGGCGATGGTCTTGTCGGTGTTCTGATCGTACGATAATGCGAAGGATGCCCAGATCTTATCCTGATCGATGTTCTTGGTCACTTCTTTCTTGCAGGAGCTGAACGTCAGAACTACAGCAGAAATAAAAAGAATACTGAGAAGCCTGTTAATTGGAAATACGGTATTGTTCATCTTACCACAAAAGTGCCATTTTTTGGGTTTCAATCTCACCAAACGCATCATTCTGTTACTGTGGCCTTTGTAAGTTTCAATACCATTTGTCTGTTTATTGGGCAATTGAAAGGTGGCGAGATCGTGCCGAAACGCTATTTTCATCACCTCTTACCTGAAATCCATAGCATGAAAAGAAACGTATACCTCCTCACATTTATGTCCCTGATCATTTCGTCAGGAACAACCTTTGCCCAAATTTCCTTTACCAACCACGCTTCTGACCTTACAGGCACGTACCATAGTGGCGTGGCCGTTACGGTGAATGATGCCGACCGGGACGGACTGGACGACATTGTGATCTTGGACAACGCCAAGGACCTGAAGATCGAGTTTCAGAAAATGGATGGCGTCTGGGTCGGATTCGATTCGGGACAGGAAATGGACAATGGCGAAGCGTGGGGCATGGCCGTGGGCGATGCCTCCAACAATGGCCACAGCGATGTGTTCTCCGGCCTTTTTGGAGGATTGCCCGATTATGCGAAGTCGAACGCGGCCGGAACGGCCTACACCATTTCAGAACTTCCAACCTACGGATTGGCCACGCAGTGCGTCAACTTGGCGGATATGGATACCGATGGCGACCTCGATTTCTTCTCCTGTGGCGATACCGGGCCGAGCGGCATCTGGGAGAACGATGGCAGCGGCAACTTCACCTATTCCGGAGACAACATCATCCCAATGACCCCCACGGATAACCCTGGCTGGGGATCTTGGGACGGCTCTGGGAATTACGGCTCTACATTTACGGATTACGACCTTGACGGTGACCTTGACCTCTACATCACGCATTGCCGCCAAGGAGTAGGGAATTCCAGCGACCCGAGACGCATCAACCAGATGTTCATCAACGATGGCAACGGAAACTATGCAGAGGATTTTACCAATGCCAACCAGTTGCGTATCGGTGCTCAATCTTGGACAACCGATTTTCAGGATTTTGACAACGATGGCGATTTCGATGCCTTCATTACCAACCACGATGTGAACAACATGCTGCTGAGAAACGACAATGGCGTATTCAACGATATTTTCTCAGGAAGCGGATTGGACATGACTGTTGGGACACCGATAGAAGGGCTGATGCGCGATTTCGACAACGACATGTATGTTGATATCATCGTTACAGGATCGGACAATATGGAAACCTATGCCCTTTACCACAACAATGGAGACAACACTTTTACCAAGGTCAATGGAGCGTTGGGCGGGTCGGGTCTATACAGTTTGGCCGTTGGCGATCTGAACCATGATGGCTTTCTCGATATCTACGGGAGTTACGCCACCATCTATACAAGCCCATCAAGCACACCGGATGCTGTTTGGATCAACGATGGCAACGATAACAATTGGCTTGCGGTCGATCTGGAAGGAACCATTTCCAACCGAAGTGCCGTGGGTTCTGTGGTAAAGATGTATGGACCTTGGGGCATGCAGGTGCGCGAGGTGAGAAGCGGTGAGAGCTATGGCATCTGCAATTCGCTCATCTCTTATTTCGGGTTGGCGCAGAACACGCAGATAGACAGTGTGGTGGTCGATTGGCCGTCATCAGGAATTCATCAAGTGGTGGAAAATCCTTCTCCGAACCAGTTCCTTAAAATTGTGGAGAATGAATGCGTTGCACCCGAAGCGTTTATCACCACACAAGGCGAAACAGTTCTGTGCCAAGGTCAGACCTTGGATCTGATGGCACCGACCGGAATGAACCTTGGCTACGAATGGTCAACAGGGGAAACAGGGCAGTCGATCACCATAAGTAGTGCCGGCACATACATGGTACGGATCACCGATCTGGATGCCAGCAACAGCGGCTGTTCATCCGTTTCGGCAGCAGTTACGGTAGAGGTTTCTCCAGATGAGACACCGGAGGTTTCCGTGTCCGGAGAACTGACCTTCTGTGAGGGCGGAAGTGTGACGCTCACCTCCACATCGGCTGCTGCCTATCAGTGGTCCAACGGGCTGGGCACCACGCAGAGCGTAGAAGTTACCGAGGCCGGAAACTATTCGGTCACCATTACCGGGGTCTGCGATGACTTTACTTCCGATGCCGTATCCGTGGAGGTTTTGGCAGCACCTGCACCGACAGCCAACGACACCATGATCCCTGTTGCCGGAACCGTTGATCTTACAGCAAGCGGAATTGGCAGCGATTTCAACTGGTATGATCAGCAGACAAGTGGCAATCTGTTGGGTTCAGGAGCAAGCTTCACTACGCCAGTTGTCAGTTCCACCACATCCTTTTGGGTAGAAGAAGTGGTCGATTATCCGGGACAGACCTACTACGGTGCCAAAACGGACAGGACCATGACAGGCGGCCAATACCATAATTCAACGGGTTTCTATCTGATCTTCGATGTGTTGGAGAACATGACCTTGGAGTCGGTGAAAGTTTACACGGATTCCGAAGGAGATAGGACGGTTCTTGTTGAAGACGCAAACGGAAGTACCATCTATTCTCAGACCTTCACCGTGCCTTCCGGTGAGTCGAGGATCAATTTTACCAATTGGGATTTCACTCCCGGAACGGGCTATCGATTCAGGGTTCAAGGAGCAAACCACGGGTTTTGGCGGGACAATAGCGCATCGGGTGTCAATTATCCGTACAATGCTGGAGGATTGGCGGTGGTCACAGGCACCAATGCCAATCCGCCACAGTACTACTATTACTACTACGATTGGGAAGTAAAGGCGCAGGATTTCCAATGTGTGAGCGAAAGGACCGAAGTGGTCGTTTCCATTGGAACCGTTGGAATTGAAGAAGGCGAACTGGCGAATGTTGAAGTTTATCCGAATCCGGCATCGAATTACC encodes the following:
- a CDS encoding T9SS type A sorting domain-containing protein yields the protein MKRNVYLLTFMSLIISSGTTFAQISFTNHASDLTGTYHSGVAVTVNDADRDGLDDIVILDNAKDLKIEFQKMDGVWVGFDSGQEMDNGEAWGMAVGDASNNGHSDVFSGLFGGLPDYAKSNAAGTAYTISELPTYGLATQCVNLADMDTDGDLDFFSCGDTGPSGIWENDGSGNFTYSGDNIIPMTPTDNPGWGSWDGSGNYGSTFTDYDLDGDLDLYITHCRQGVGNSSDPRRINQMFINDGNGNYAEDFTNANQLRIGAQSWTTDFQDFDNDGDFDAFITNHDVNNMLLRNDNGVFNDIFSGSGLDMTVGTPIEGLMRDFDNDMYVDIIVTGSDNMETYALYHNNGDNTFTKVNGALGGSGLYSLAVGDLNHDGFLDIYGSYATIYTSPSSTPDAVWINDGNDNNWLAVDLEGTISNRSAVGSVVKMYGPWGMQVREVRSGESYGICNSLISYFGLAQNTQIDSVVVDWPSSGIHQVVENPSPNQFLKIVENECVAPEAFITTQGETVLCQGQTLDLMAPTGMNLGYEWSTGETGQSITISSAGTYMVRITDLDASNSGCSSVSAAVTVEVSPDETPEVSVSGELTFCEGGSVTLTSTSAAAYQWSNGLGTTQSVEVTEAGNYSVTITGVCDDFTSDAVSVEVLAAPAPTANDTMIPVAGTVDLTASGIGSDFNWYDQQTSGNLLGSGASFTTPVVSSTTSFWVEEVVDYPGQTYYGAKTDRTMTGGQYHNSTGFYLIFDVLENMTLESVKVYTDSEGDRTVLVEDANGSTIYSQTFTVPSGESRINFTNWDFTPGTGYRFRVQGANHGFWRDNSASGVNYPYNAGGLAVVTGTNANPPQYYYYYYDWEVKAQDFQCVSERTEVVVSIGTVGIEEGELANVEVYPNPASNYLTVKVPAEIDGTIDLQLLDVAGNLVESRTIAAGITSLNVSSLSSGVYVLQMRSEKGIYNRRLVVE